A part of Helicobacter fennelliae genomic DNA contains:
- a CDS encoding ImmA/IrrE family metallo-endopeptidase, whose translation MNYAREQFVIAQADIARSKVTNIFPIDPILVAKAYDLEVFTASLPRDVSGQIFYKEKKIFVEATDYITRQVFSITHEIGHFILHNDGTSHTSKRDTSSSLGLDEKEIEANTFAANLLMPQDEVLRLAGNKYTLDSMASYFGVSSLAMEYRLNKLGVDVYV comes from the coding sequence ATGAACTATGCAAGGGAGCAGTTTGTCATTGCTCAAGCGGACATTGCAAGAAGCAAAGTTACAAATATATTTCCTATTGATCCTATACTAGTGGCTAAGGCTTATGACTTAGAGGTTTTTACTGCTTCATTGCCCCGTGATGTATCAGGGCAGATTTTTTATAAAGAAAAAAAGATTTTTGTAGAAGCTACGGATTATATCACTAGGCAAGTTTTTAGTATAACACACGAAATAGGACATTTTATATTGCACAATGACGGCACGAGTCATACTAGTAAAAGAGACACTAGCTCATCTTTGGGGCTAGATGAAAAAGAGATAGAGGCTAACACTTTTGCCGCAAATCTTTTAATGCCACAAGATGAAGTCTTGCGACTTGCTGGCAATAAATACACCCTTGATTCTATGGCGAGTTATTTTGGTGTCTCATCTCTTGCTATGGAATACCGATTAAATAAACTAGGTGTAGATGTATATGTCTAA
- a CDS encoding PBECR2 nuclease fold domain-containing protein — protein sequence MLYQKVISFIQHYFTKAQVFAITDKKRGDRYFEINTNAENAIKVGKFDLVYSTQLKTQGRTSIQQNVIDNIKSNLRPELLLNQEGGFNGLPLILSDGQVLVGNHRAKALSEILSEPNNSLKSQLEQKFGVKLKDDEMIVRRLDDNQDLDRAKALAYQSNVGRESSIGEKSLALVAKYKDDFVKLPEFIDAKSPEEAKNIIAKTLSPENAGLNRDETALALLTHLSKSNSHSNIIEALDSIKGSAQDKSILVNMFVDNVGGFYNIAKDPTLKNINLNNYLLGAIISTSKKSLSRADDYNDIIARIKNFDDLTKEGKDTSMALNPSFFDDLKSQILGAGLSKFLRQENPSTALFDFLKNAKSDLQEMLSPSLFDSNGKSLSDADMEDFLALLISQGQKSKEQSELISLLPKLKELEDNYKSKPKQSIAANPQSSVSKVESSLDISAKAQYHKGVESSDIIFDFTKGKEHTVTKEVQQQWLETFNLKNLDEAYIPNFTPEVKQALDSVLNGKDIELRFGSLVKLINKDRLDIIPKIKEVLETPNKVLDDGRGILFIKEFVDSDKNRYFMSVAKNYDGEWIFSSHVRRELSNIENKIKQSKVLYDKGFKGEEVAGVSDMLESGGTTTKPSDLQIEYPANHSSGINPKPNPTTKAEISKELESKSTIPQTTQEIIKQAKASGKSVKETKELIQKNKELQEHKESTPQKVESSLDISAKAQYHKGVDSSDIIFDFTKGKEHTVTKEVQQQWLETFNLKNLDEAYIPNFTPEVKQALDSILQGEDIKLYAGSLVKLIKENRLKYLDRIKPTLEQPQRIILQNDGALIFARNFGEEKYFTSVARNDNGEWIIRSNAPKAENGLNNKISAGGKEIYNSQAANQINAHNPYDDIAKSNIKLDNNIIPQTTQEIIKQAKASGKSVKETKELIDKNKELQEHIESTPQKVDNSTSQSLAQTKLSPSAQAKKALRAKQAKQIYEFFTAKGTNKDKITTLENFSDFMFELNKKLDRKWQFLEQQSPNDLAKYKQILTEGIEQAEQVGRISPKQKQRALQDLDLLIDNFSYIKDTHIYSFHPSKVSETLHKIQYKAYDLEDLSDDEFMKILLDKKLPKTLDEDFEREFSKRKDRIYPFLKPMLAKDNYLEYISEQNLKDFFYKGVLRDEAIPEMIAKEKGVKIQDLSIAKIQDFKINSPRQSIEQALEIKPLSEFGTNYAEFYRDGQGAVKKLLAEKQGQVAGAFYRDDLAKSTGTGEIDLVWGNKGFGLEHIIAKHEGDFKDIAKELDEIIQNGEVVKTHNGYNITLGDYKVGLNIGWNENGVKIGENKWVVTAFDNSKLQSEKQGSNSASLTKGETLPLNSSDTIPQNANTINILKDMQDKDINVKLDNKELLEIYEKSSREAYDFLARKLYLDSVKQYRSDGYALFENLSLGADAKGSFEAILRKNIRQIQLQNFQKPQNVKYEIQTEQGFKYYLDENNDVVINHKNELVDFKGGVIRTKPDKDGDILELNGILRLISPRNADNMYLAKRDLTNNEFYDFHANLRLANYYQNGLFISDEKLYEVFKNMPRNADKQGLDDVMGILRGLTNSKNVNMAYAQEFIDKHYGLEEDYRTLARDIFKRVDKEYKKNGNPFGILFNDQKAIKDLRDMYGDEMARDFFKGKDAVDFLLYTQAGHIENAFYKEGLGEIDLVWGEVTGKGKEAKGWGLAKIIEKHLNAGDFEAFGKGEAGLINAMSEIIDKGKVITQNGVDSIILRKNGEEYRIGISKGWDNVGENKWIITSYKNNKYKESAETSYHDTFTSKEPLENLATNIIPQQTIESTMQKFHYDEKKAKDLLEWHKDSSPITKNEDGTPKVFYHGSGNEFEIFDMSKSNNGWGFWFANNYGMASEYDNLGKGKIYEVFINTKKPFNLLDESVSKNDIKRIIGDDLMNEIYDRQGYLKNYDTWEKEDIVELRAMLMPDGLDNYMYALNVKELKWGKKIRQKLQAAGYDSIIGSKDDPRKYIVVFDNKQIKSIDNKDSWTDSAGKITKEKPSDESARHSYFNAQSPNILQSNPHLGAGLVGGTLNGLETDEDGNITGFDPVKFAMGFLGGAMSSKSIERLAKNPKARAVMERIYLKKDIMPKMQQGKKVDTQEVIKILETSPQKGRDMVVIGKENFTPEVVEYILSAKGGSKKVAVDILPQEQAQKLGFKYPQNVRRTIDKAEMIHALNRHGENGEISKARKQPPLTKEHLSKWTQYADEADMQVFSKDDLGQDVIVSGKQINGHYVIVESIRRKQNELGFKSMYFERGSLKDNPAFDLAVSKDTPSTQGYKPELEQG from the coding sequence TTGCTTTATCAAAAAGTCATAAGCTTTATACAGCATTACTTCACCAAAGCACAAGTTTTTGCTATCACAGACAAAAAGCGCGGTGATAGGTATTTTGAGATAAATACAAACGCAGAAAATGCTATAAAGGTCGGAAAATTTGATTTAGTGTATAGCACACAGCTCAAAACGCAAGGGCGCACTTCAATCCAGCAAAATGTAATCGATAATATCAAATCAAATCTCCGACCCGAGCTTTTACTCAATCAAGAGGGCGGGTTTAATGGATTGCCTTTGATTCTTAGTGATGGGCAAGTGCTTGTAGGCAATCACAGAGCCAAAGCCCTAAGTGAAATCCTAAGCGAGCCAAACAACAGCCTCAAAAGCCAATTAGAGCAAAAATTTGGTGTAAAACTCAAAGATGATGAGATGATTGTGCGAAGACTTGATGATAATCAAGACCTCGACCGCGCAAAAGCCCTTGCCTATCAAAGCAATGTCGGCAGAGAAAGCTCAATCGGCGAGAAAAGCTTAGCTCTTGTAGCAAAGTATAAAGATGATTTTGTGAAATTGCCAGAGTTTATCGATGCGAAAAGCCCAGAAGAAGCCAAAAACATCATCGCCAAAACACTAAGCCCAGAAAACGCAGGGCTCAATCGTGATGAAACAGCCCTAGCACTGCTGACACACCTAAGCAAATCAAACAGCCACTCAAACATCATCGAAGCACTCGATAGCATAAAAGGTAGCGCACAGGACAAAAGCATATTAGTGAATATGTTTGTAGATAATGTCGGAGGATTTTATAATATCGCAAAAGACCCTACACTCAAAAATATCAATCTCAACAACTATCTTTTAGGTGCAATTATCTCTACAAGTAAAAAATCACTTAGCAGGGCTGATGATTATAACGACATAATCGCAAGAATCAAAAACTTTGATGATCTCACAAAAGAAGGCAAAGATACTTCAATGGCACTAAATCCTAGCTTTTTTGATGATCTCAAATCCCAAATCTTAGGCGCAGGGCTTTCAAAATTCCTGCGTCAAGAAAATCCAAGCACCGCGCTTTTTGACTTCCTCAAAAATGCCAAATCTGATCTGCAAGAAATGCTCTCTCCAAGCCTTTTTGATAGCAATGGCAAATCTTTAAGCGATGCGGATATGGAGGATTTTTTAGCTCTACTTATCTCTCAAGGACAAAAAAGCAAAGAGCAAAGCGAGCTTATATCACTACTTCCAAAGCTAAAAGAGCTTGAGGATAATTACAAGTCAAAGCCAAAGCAAAGTATAGCAGCTAATCCACAAAGCAGTGTATCCAAAGTAGAATCTAGCTTAGATATTTCGGCTAAGGCTCAATATCACAAGGGAGTGGAATCTAGTGATATTATTTTTGACTTTACAAAAGGTAAAGAACACACGGTTACAAAAGAAGTGCAACAGCAATGGTTAGAAACTTTTAATCTAAAAAACCTTGATGAAGCTTATATCCCTAACTTTACTCCTGAAGTAAAACAAGCTTTAGATTCTGTATTAAATGGCAAGGATATTGAGCTTAGATTTGGTAGTCTTGTTAAGCTTATAAATAAAGATAGGCTAGATATTATACCAAAGATTAAGGAAGTCTTAGAAACACCTAATAAAGTATTAGATGATGGCAGGGGAATTTTGTTTATAAAAGAATTTGTAGATTCTGATAAAAATCGTTACTTTATGAGTGTAGCTAAAAATTATGATGGTGAATGGATATTTAGTAGTCATGTAAGGCGAGAATTATCTAATATCGAAAATAAGATAAAGCAATCAAAAGTTTTATATGATAAAGGATTTAAGGGCGAGGAAGTTGCTGGCGTGTCTGATATGTTAGAATCGGGCGGAACTACTACTAAGCCCTCTGACTTGCAGATTGAATACCCCGCTAACCATAGTAGTGGCATAAATCCTAAACCTAATCCTACCACAAAAGCAGAAATAAGCAAAGAGCTAGAATCTAAAAGCACTATACCACAAACAACACAAGAAATAATCAAACAAGCAAAGGCAAGTGGCAAAAGTGTAAAAGAGACAAAAGAGTTAATACAAAAGAATAAGGAGCTACAAGAACATAAAGAATCTACCCCGCAAAAAGTAGAATCTAGCTTAGATATTTCGGCTAAGGCTCAATATCACAAGGGAGTGGATTCTAGCGATATTATTTTTGACTTTACAAAAGGTAAAGAACACACGGTTACAAAAGAAGTGCAACAGCAATGGTTAGAAACTTTTAATCTAAAAAACCTTGATGAAGCTTATATCCCTAACTTTACTCCTGAAGTAAAACAAGCTTTAGATTCTATCTTGCAAGGCGAAGATATTAAGCTATATGCTGGAAGCTTAGTAAAGCTTATAAAAGAGAATAGATTAAAATATTTAGATAGGATTAAACCCACACTAGAACAGCCACAAAGAATTATTCTACAAAACGATGGGGCATTGATTTTTGCTAGAAATTTTGGAGAAGAAAAATACTTCACAAGTGTAGCAAGAAATGATAATGGTGAATGGATTATTAGAAGTAACGCACCAAAAGCAGAAAATGGACTAAACAATAAAATATCAGCAGGGGGAAAAGAGATTTATAACAGCCAAGCGGCTAATCAGATTAACGCTCATAACCCTTACGATGATATAGCTAAGTCTAATATCAAACTTGACAACAACATTATACCACAAACAACACAAGAAATAATCAAACAAGCAAAGGCAAGTGGCAAAAGTGTAAAAGAGACAAAAGAGTTAATAGACAAAAATAAGGAGCTACAAGAACATATAGAATCTACCCCGCAAAAAGTAGATAATTCTACCTCTCAAAGCTTAGCCCAAACCAAACTAAGCCCAAGCGCGCAAGCCAAAAAAGCCTTGCGAGCCAAACAAGCCAAGCAAATCTATGAGTTTTTTACCGCCAAAGGCACAAACAAAGACAAAATAACAACTTTAGAAAATTTTAGCGACTTTATGTTTGAGCTTAATAAAAAACTAGATAGGAAATGGCAGTTTCTAGAGCAGCAAAGCCCTAATGACTTAGCTAAATACAAGCAAATCTTAACTGAAGGCATAGAGCAAGCAGAGCAAGTAGGACGCATAAGCCCAAAACAGAAGCAAAGGGCTTTGCAGGATTTGGATTTACTCATAGATAATTTTAGCTACATAAAAGACACTCATATATATAGCTTTCACCCAAGCAAAGTCAGCGAAACCTTACACAAAATACAATACAAAGCTTATGATTTAGAAGATTTAAGCGATGATGAGTTTATGAAAATACTGCTTGATAAAAAGTTGCCTAAAACCTTAGACGAAGACTTTGAGAGGGAATTTAGCAAGAGAAAGGATAGAATATATCCTTTTTTGAAGCCAATGCTAGCAAAAGATAACTACCTTGAATACATAAGCGAACAAAACTTAAAAGACTTCTTTTATAAGGGGGTTTTGAGAGATGAAGCTATACCTGAAATGATAGCCAAAGAAAAAGGTGTCAAAATCCAAGACTTAAGTATCGCAAAAATCCAAGACTTTAAAATAAATAGCCCAAGACAAAGCATAGAACAAGCCCTTGAAATAAAGCCTTTGAGTGAATTTGGCACAAATTACGCGGAGTTTTACAGGGACGGACAAGGTGCTGTGAAAAAACTACTTGCAGAAAAGCAAGGACAAGTCGCAGGAGCGTTTTATAGAGATGATTTAGCAAAATCCACAGGCACAGGGGAGATTGATTTGGTATGGGGAAATAAAGGCTTTGGACTAGAGCATATCATCGCTAAGCACGAGGGCGATTTTAAGGATATAGCAAAAGAGCTAGATGAGATTATACAAAATGGGGAAGTGGTAAAAACACATAACGGCTACAATATCACTCTAGGCGATTATAAAGTAGGCTTAAATATAGGGTGGAATGAAAATGGTGTAAAAATCGGCGAGAATAAATGGGTAGTTACTGCATTTGATAACTCTAAATTACAGAGTGAGAAGCAAGGTAGCAACTCTGCTTCTTTAACAAAAGGCGAGACTCTGCCTTTAAACTCTAGCGACACTATACCACAAAATGCTAACACTATAAATATCTTAAAAGATATGCAAGATAAGGATATAAATGTAAAGTTAGATAATAAAGAATTACTAGAGATTTATGAAAAGTCCAGCCGAGAGGCTTATGATTTTTTAGCACGGAAACTATATTTAGATAGTGTGAAGCAGTATAGAAGCGATGGTTATGCGTTATTTGAAAATTTAAGCTTAGGAGCAGATGCAAAAGGGAGTTTTGAAGCAATTTTAAGGAAAAATATAAGGCAAATACAGTTACAAAACTTTCAAAAACCGCAAAATGTAAAATATGAAATACAAACCGAGCAAGGATTTAAATATTACCTTGATGAGAATAATGATGTTGTAATTAATCACAAAAATGAGCTTGTAGATTTTAAAGGCGGAGTGATAAGAACTAAGCCTGATAAGGACGGCGATATTTTAGAGTTAAATGGGATATTAAGGCTCATAAGTCCTAGAAATGCGGATAATATGTATTTAGCTAAAAGGGACTTGACAAATAATGAATTTTACGATTTTCACGCAAATTTAAGACTTGCAAATTATTATCAAAACGGCTTATTTATAAGTGATGAAAAGCTTTATGAAGTCTTTAAAAATATGCCTCGCAACGCAGATAAACAGGGCTTAGACGATGTTATGGGTATATTAAGAGGTTTAACTAATAGCAAAAATGTAAATATGGCTTACGCACAAGAATTTATCGATAAACATTATGGGCTAGAGGAGGATTATAGAACCCTTGCTAGAGATATATTTAAGAGAGTAGATAAAGAATACAAGAAAAATGGTAATCCTTTTGGCATACTCTTTAACGATCAAAAGGCGATTAAAGACTTAAGGGATATGTATGGCGATGAAATGGCAAGGGACTTTTTTAAAGGTAAAGATGCAGTAGATTTTCTACTTTACACACAAGCAGGACATATAGAAAATGCGTTTTATAAAGAGGGCTTAGGGGAGATTGATTTGGTATGGGGAGAAGTAACAGGCAAAGGCAAAGAAGCTAAAGGCTGGGGACTTGCTAAGATTATAGAAAAGCATTTAAACGCAGGGGATTTTGAAGCATTCGGTAAGGGCGAAGCTGGGCTTATAAATGCTATGAGTGAGATTATAGACAAGGGTAAGGTTATTACTCAAAATGGTGTAGATAGTATTATATTGCGTAAAAATGGAGAAGAATATAGAATTGGTATCTCTAAAGGTTGGGATAATGTTGGCGAAAATAAGTGGATTATCACAAGCTATAAAAATAATAAATACAAGGAAAGTGCCGAGACTTCCTACCACGACACTTTTACTTCTAAAGAACCTTTAGAAAACCTTGCTACCAACATTATACCACAACAAACCATAGAATCTACAATGCAAAAGTTTCATTATGATGAGAAAAAAGCGAAAGACTTATTAGAATGGCATAAAGACAGCAGTCCGATCACTAAAAATGAGGACGGCACGCCGAAAGTTTTTTATCACGGAAGCGGAAATGAATTTGAAATTTTTGATATGTCAAAAAGCAACAACGGCTGGGGTTTTTGGTTTGCTAACAACTATGGAATGGCAAGTGAGTATGATAATTTAGGTAAAGGCAAAATTTATGAAGTGTTTATAAATACCAAAAAACCTTTTAATTTGTTAGATGAAAGCGTAAGTAAGAACGATATAAAAAGGATAATTGGCGATGATTTAATGAATGAAATTTACGATAGACAAGGCTATTTGAAAAATTATGATACTTGGGAAAAAGAGGATATTGTAGAATTAAGAGCAATGTTAATGCCTGATGGACTTGATAACTATATGTATGCGTTAAATGTTAAAGAATTGAAATGGGGCAAAAAAATTAGGCAAAAATTACAAGCCGCAGGATATGATAGCATAATCGGTAGCAAAGATGATCCACGAAAATATATTGTAGTCTTTGATAATAAGCAAATCAAAAGCATTGACAACAAAGACAGTTGGACGGATAGTGCTGGTAAAATCACAAAAGAAAAGCCAAGCGATGAGAGTGCAAGGCATAGCTACTTTAACGCACAAAGTCCTAACATTTTACAATCTAACCCTCACTTAGGAGCGGGTTTAGTAGGCGGAACGCTAAATGGGCTTGAAACGGACGAGGACGGAAACATAACAGGCTTTGACCCTGTAAAATTTGCAATGGGCTTTTTAGGGGGAGCAATGAGTAGTAAAAGCATAGAAAGACTAGCCAAGAATCCTAAAGCAAGGGCGGTAATGGAGAGAATATATTTAAAAAAAGATATAATGCCAAAAATGCAACAAGGCAAAAAAGTGGATACACAAGAAGTTATAAAAATACTAGAGACTAGCCCACAAAAAGGGCGTGATATGGTAGTCATAGGCAAGGAAAATTTCACGCCTGAAGTGGTAGAATATATCTTAAGTGCAAAAGGTGGAAGCAAAAAAGTAGCAGTTGATATACTGCCACAAGAACAAGCTCAAAAATTAGGCTTTAAATACCCACAAAATGTCCGTAGAACCATAGATAAGGCAGAGATGATACACGCATTAAATAGGCACGGAGAAAATGGTGAAATATCTAAAGCAAGAAAACAACCACCACTCACAAAAGAACATTTATCAAAATGGACACAATACGCAGATGAAGCGGATATGCAAGTATTTAGCAAAGATGATTTGGGGCAAGATGTAATCGTAAGCGGAAAACAAATCAATGGACACTATGTTATCGTGGAATCTATCCGCAGGAAGCAAAATGAATTAGGATTTAAAAGTATGTATTTTGAAAGGGGAAGTTTAAAAGATAATCCAGCCTTTGATTTAGCAGTATCCAAAGATACCCCTAGCACTCAAGGTTATAAGCCTGAACTAGAGCAAGGCTAA